The following proteins are encoded in a genomic region of Candidatus Aminicenantes bacterium:
- a CDS encoding amidohydrolase family protein gives MKLLCIVFGLMGAICLLSTQEDTSKSLPIIDMHMHAYPAEYMGEVSVPNPVTGKPSAATSDEELMLATLKEMRRYNIVKAVASGPLEIVLRWKSAEPKRIIAGVYFDEVTSLPDLERLRQHFMAGQLGVLGELVAQHVGLSLADPLFEPYLNLAEELDIPVGIHTGLGPEGTPYTCCPKFRVTYGNPVLLEEVLIRHPKLRLYIMHGGWPYLEETKAIMAIYPQVYADLATINWIIPREEFHEYLRGLIRAGLGKRIMFGSDQMVWPEAIGMAIEGIESAQFLSKEQKRDIFYNNAVRFLRLKEKGEEK, from the coding sequence ATGAAACTACTGTGCATCGTCTTTGGGCTTATGGGGGCCATCTGTTTGCTGTCCACACAGGAGGATACGAGCAAAAGCCTTCCCATCATCGACATGCACATGCATGCGTATCCGGCAGAGTATATGGGCGAAGTGAGCGTGCCTAATCCGGTGACGGGAAAACCGTCCGCGGCGACGAGTGACGAGGAACTCATGCTGGCGACGCTGAAGGAAATGCGCCGGTACAATATCGTCAAAGCCGTGGCCAGCGGGCCACTGGAGATTGTATTGCGCTGGAAGTCCGCAGAGCCAAAACGCATAATCGCTGGGGTGTATTTCGATGAAGTGACTTCGCTTCCCGATTTGGAACGATTGCGGCAGCATTTTATGGCCGGGCAACTGGGAGTGCTGGGAGAACTCGTAGCCCAACATGTTGGACTCAGTCTGGCCGATCCCCTATTCGAACCATACCTAAATCTTGCCGAAGAACTGGATATCCCCGTCGGAATTCATACGGGCTTGGGGCCAGAGGGAACGCCCTATACCTGTTGTCCCAAATTCCGTGTAACCTACGGCAATCCCGTTCTTCTTGAAGAAGTGCTGATCAGACATCCAAAGCTACGACTCTATATCATGCACGGGGGTTGGCCGTACTTAGAAGAAACAAAGGCAATTATGGCTATCTATCCGCAAGTGTATGCTGATCTGGCAACTATTAATTGGATCATCCCACGGGAAGAATTCCATGAGTATCTCAGGGGCTTGATCCGTGCGGGACTGGGAAAACGAATCATGTTCGGATCCGACCAGATGGTGTGGCCGGAAGCGATCGGCATGGCCATCGAGGGAATTGAATCTGCTCAGTTCCTCTCCAAGGAACAAAAGCGGGACATTTTTTACAACAATGCCGTACGCTTCCTAAGGTTGAAGGAGAAGGGGGAGGAAAAATAG
- a CDS encoding pyridoxamine 5'-phosphate oxidase family protein, producing METYHQLRRKEQEIKDQAELKAILAKTQYVTVAMCRNDEPYLVTLSHGYDEKQNAIYFHCAFAGKKIDILKANNRVWGQAFHDRGYMKGSCDHLFSSVQFSGRF from the coding sequence ATGGAAACCTATCACCAGCTGCGCAGGAAAGAACAAGAGATTAAAGACCAGGCCGAGCTGAAGGCGATACTGGCAAAAACACAGTATGTGACCGTCGCCATGTGCCGCAACGACGAGCCCTACCTCGTTACCCTCAGCCACGGCTACGACGAAAAGCAAAACGCCATTTATTTTCATTGCGCCTTTGCGGGGAAAAAGATCGATATCCTCAAGGCCAACAACCGCGTCTGGGGCCAGGCGTTCCACGACCGCGGCTACATGAAAGGGAGTTGCGACCACCTGTTTTCCAGCGTCCAGTTTTCCGGCCGTTTTTGA